A portion of the Chondrinema litorale genome contains these proteins:
- a CDS encoding aldo/keto reductase — translation MEKRQLGNTDLYTYPVVFGCNVFGWTIDEKQSFEILDQLIESGITTLDTADVYSRWAEGNSGGESETIIGKWMKDRGTRDKVNLITKVGGSLGKGHRNLTKAYILKTVEESLQRLKTDHIDLYFSHWDDDVTPVEETLSAYEQLIKAGKVRFIGASNLSPERLTASLEASKRDGLPKYEVFQPEYNLYDRQGFEEGVASICQKEGLGVISYYSLASGFLTGKYRSKEDLNKSARGSGIEKYLNKRGKNILEALDDLSVKHNVSQAGIALAWLINKPVVTAPIASATKAKHIEAFLEATQVNLSTDDMEQLDNASTYSET, via the coding sequence ATGGAAAAAAGACAATTAGGCAATACAGATTTATACACTTATCCAGTTGTCTTTGGCTGTAATGTGTTTGGATGGACAATCGACGAAAAACAGTCTTTTGAAATACTGGATCAGTTAATAGAATCAGGAATTACTACGCTAGATACAGCAGATGTATATTCTCGTTGGGCAGAAGGTAATAGTGGCGGAGAGTCAGAAACCATTATAGGTAAATGGATGAAAGACAGAGGTACCAGAGATAAAGTTAACTTGATTACTAAGGTAGGTGGAAGTCTGGGTAAAGGCCATAGAAACCTTACCAAAGCATATATTTTAAAAACTGTTGAAGAATCGTTACAGCGATTAAAAACTGATCATATTGATTTATACTTTTCTCATTGGGATGACGATGTAACACCAGTTGAAGAAACATTGAGTGCTTATGAGCAATTGATTAAAGCTGGAAAAGTAAGATTTATTGGCGCGTCAAACTTAAGTCCTGAAAGATTAACAGCTTCATTAGAAGCAAGCAAAAGAGATGGTCTACCTAAATACGAAGTTTTTCAACCTGAGTATAACTTATACGACCGACAAGGCTTTGAAGAAGGTGTAGCCTCAATTTGTCAAAAAGAAGGCTTAGGTGTAATCTCATACTATTCATTAGCCAGTGGTTTCTTAACAGGAAAATACCGAAGTAAAGAAGACTTAAACAAAAGTGCTAGAGGTAGTGGCATAGAAAAGTATTTGAATAAAAGAGGTAAGAATATTCTAGAAGCACTTGATGATCTTTCAGTTAAACACAATGTTTCTCAAGCAGGTATTGCCTTGGCATGGTTAATCAATAAGCCAGTAGTTACTGCACCAATAGCAAGTGCAACTAAAGCAAAACATATAGAAGCTTTTTTAGAAGCAACTCAAGTTAACTTATCCACAGATGATATGGAACAATTAGACAATGCTTCTACATATTCTGAAACTTAA
- a CDS encoding MFS transporter: MKKALIALAIGGFGIGMTEFVIMGILPDVAAALNITIPQSGHFISAYALGVVVGAPLLTGIGGKWPAHKVLLLLMVWFTVFNTLSAFANSYFTLLIARFLSGFPHGAFFGIGAVVASKLAKPGKEPQAIATMFTGLTIANVIGVPLGTYFGHEFSWNIAFYMVGVIGVLAVLGIKFWMPELAPSSVGGFKQDLKILKRLELWMVILLTTIGTGGFFAWYSYIAPLITDVAGHPERVVSYAMILAGLGMSVGNLLGARLANKFSPINAVILTLVLMSAMLIANTFIAYDKIGVMVMTFLIGVISFCVTTPIQMTMINSAKGSEMLGSSMNQSAFNMGNASGAYLAGLPIALGYGFTSADLVGAIMAASGILIAFAIIYIRKRKVNIATVNS, from the coding sequence ATGAAGAAAGCATTGATAGCTTTAGCTATTGGTGGATTTGGTATTGGCATGACCGAATTCGTTATTATGGGAATACTACCTGATGTTGCAGCAGCATTAAATATCACAATTCCTCAATCTGGTCATTTTATTTCGGCTTATGCATTGGGGGTAGTTGTAGGAGCTCCCTTACTCACAGGTATTGGTGGTAAATGGCCAGCACATAAGGTATTACTACTATTAATGGTTTGGTTTACTGTTTTTAATACCCTTTCTGCTTTTGCCAATAGTTATTTTACACTATTGATTGCCAGATTTTTATCTGGTTTTCCTCATGGAGCTTTCTTCGGCATTGGTGCAGTAGTAGCTAGCAAATTAGCAAAACCAGGTAAAGAGCCTCAGGCTATTGCTACTATGTTTACCGGCTTAACTATTGCCAACGTAATAGGTGTTCCTTTAGGCACATATTTCGGTCATGAGTTTAGTTGGAACATCGCTTTTTACATGGTGGGTGTTATAGGAGTTTTAGCTGTTTTAGGCATAAAGTTCTGGATGCCAGAATTAGCGCCTTCTTCTGTAGGTGGTTTTAAACAAGATTTAAAAATCCTGAAACGACTTGAGCTTTGGATGGTTATACTACTAACAACCATTGGTACAGGAGGTTTTTTCGCATGGTATAGTTACATAGCTCCGCTCATAACAGATGTGGCTGGCCATCCAGAAAGAGTAGTAAGCTACGCAATGATTCTCGCAGGTTTAGGTATGTCAGTTGGCAATTTACTTGGAGCAAGGTTAGCTAATAAATTTTCTCCTATCAATGCAGTAATACTTACGCTGGTCTTAATGTCGGCAATGCTTATTGCAAATACATTTATTGCATACGACAAGATTGGGGTAATGGTAATGACATTTTTAATTGGGGTAATTTCTTTCTGTGTAACTACGCCAATTCAAATGACGATGATTAACTCTGCTAAAGGTTCCGAAATGCTCGGTTCTTCTATGAATCAAAGTGCTTTTAACATGGGTAACGCTTCAGGAGCTTACTTAGCAGGTTTGCCAATTGCACTTGGTTACGGATTTACATCAGCAGATTTAGTAGGAGCAATAATGGCAGCTTCTGGTATTCTTATCGCTTTTGCAATTATTTATATCAGAAAAAGAAAAGTAAATATAGCAACAGTAAACTCATAA
- a CDS encoding alpha/beta fold hydrolase: MTKINLIIIFIFTPLLIYAQKENLQNLEIDLSNYEYPYKVSFIDLDIQKQKLKMAYMDVKPSNYNNKNILLLHGKNFNGAYWRETIKALTEKGYRVIAPDQIGFGKSSKPENFQYSFQQLAQNTKAILDELGITKTAVLGHSMGGMLATRFALMYPDVTEKLILENPIGLEDYKVVVPYKPIEWWYNNELKKDYESIKKYQLESYYDNKWDTAYDEWVNLLAGWTLNDNYEVVAWNAALTYDMIFTQPVVYEFKNIKSPTLLIIGTRDRTALGKPLVDEDTRKKMGLYYELGKKTQAKIPNAKLVEIENIGHLPHIESFDKFINPLLDFLK; encoded by the coding sequence ATGACTAAAATCAATCTGATTATAATTTTCATTTTCACACCGCTTTTAATCTATGCTCAAAAAGAAAATCTCCAAAATTTAGAAATCGATTTGAGTAATTATGAATATCCATACAAAGTCTCTTTTATTGATTTGGATATTCAGAAACAAAAGTTAAAAATGGCTTACATGGATGTAAAACCATCCAATTACAATAACAAAAACATATTATTACTGCATGGTAAAAACTTTAATGGAGCTTATTGGAGAGAAACCATTAAGGCGCTTACTGAGAAAGGCTATAGAGTAATTGCTCCCGATCAAATCGGATTTGGTAAATCTTCTAAGCCAGAAAACTTTCAATATAGCTTCCAACAACTAGCGCAAAATACCAAAGCTATTCTAGATGAACTTGGCATAACAAAAACTGCCGTATTAGGACACTCTATGGGAGGAATGCTTGCCACCAGATTTGCTTTAATGTATCCAGATGTTACTGAAAAATTGATTCTTGAAAACCCTATCGGTTTAGAAGATTACAAAGTAGTAGTACCTTACAAACCAATTGAATGGTGGTATAATAATGAGTTGAAAAAAGATTATGAATCCATCAAGAAATATCAACTTGAGAGCTACTACGATAACAAATGGGATACAGCATATGACGAATGGGTAAACCTCTTAGCAGGCTGGACACTAAATGATAACTATGAAGTTGTTGCTTGGAACGCTGCACTCACATATGATATGATTTTTACTCAACCTGTTGTTTATGAGTTTAAAAACATCAAATCTCCAACTTTATTAATAATTGGAACCAGAGATAGAACTGCACTAGGAAAACCTTTAGTAGATGAAGATACCCGAAAAAAGATGGGCTTGTATTATGAGTTAGGTAAAAAAACACAAGCAAAAATTCCTAATGCTAAACTTGTTGAAATTGAAAATATCGGGCACTTACCACATATCGAATCTTTCGATAAATTTATTAATCCCCTTTTAGATTTTCTAAAATAA
- a CDS encoding VOC family protein, producing the protein MIFEHFAINVKNPHEVRDWYCEHLDLKVVWELKEHPYMMFLADSTGRVVCELYYRPEFEITDFSKKHQLVFHFAFESENTEADKNRLLNAGASFVEEMKKEDGTHIAMLRDPWGLPLQLCQRAEKLNKHV; encoded by the coding sequence ATGATTTTTGAACACTTCGCTATTAATGTAAAAAATCCACACGAGGTGAGAGATTGGTATTGTGAGCATTTAGACTTAAAAGTAGTGTGGGAGTTAAAAGAACATCCATATATGATGTTTTTGGCAGATTCTACTGGTAGAGTTGTTTGTGAGTTGTATTACAGACCCGAGTTTGAGATAACAGATTTCTCAAAAAAGCATCAGTTGGTTTTTCACTTTGCATTTGAGTCTGAAAACACTGAGGCTGATAAAAATAGATTGTTAAATGCAGGAGCAAGCTTTGTAGAAGAGATGAAAAAAGAAGATGGTACTCACATAGCTATGCTTAGAGATCCTTGGGGATTGCCTTTGCAATTATGCCAAAGAGCAGAGAAGTTAAACAAGCATGTTTAA
- a CDS encoding MBL fold metallo-hydrolase: MLLFTGFWSVNIFSQPIETIKAQNDLYFVGDRTYSCFYITNDGVIVIDPLDSTHAVATMKAIKKVTNKPVKYLFYSHNHWDHISGGKIFKDQGAKIISHIKAKENITPNPKVLTPDSTWNGANSTFSFGGKTLELHYYGKNHGEGMTVFRFPEYNAIFVIDLVVPDRVLYAYLPDASPKNWVAHLKEIQKLEFDDVYMAHVRAIGNRDDVTLMQDYFDDLYEAVDTALKSDTPFFEIPTTVKMPQYKHLKNYDEWLHMNVWRIMMEKAIGK; encoded by the coding sequence ATGCTATTATTCACTGGCTTCTGGTCGGTGAATATTTTTTCCCAACCAATTGAAACCATAAAAGCTCAAAACGATCTTTATTTTGTTGGTGACAGAACTTACTCTTGCTTCTACATAACAAATGATGGAGTAATAGTAATTGATCCACTAGATTCTACCCATGCTGTCGCTACAATGAAGGCCATCAAAAAAGTGACTAACAAACCTGTTAAATATCTATTTTATAGTCATAATCACTGGGATCATATTAGCGGTGGCAAAATTTTCAAAGATCAAGGAGCTAAAATAATCAGTCACATCAAAGCAAAAGAAAACATTACTCCTAATCCCAAAGTATTAACACCAGATAGTACTTGGAATGGTGCCAACTCAACATTTAGCTTTGGAGGTAAAACATTAGAGCTCCATTATTATGGAAAAAATCATGGCGAAGGAATGACTGTATTTAGGTTTCCAGAATACAATGCCATTTTTGTTATTGACTTAGTAGTTCCTGATAGAGTTTTGTATGCTTATTTGCCAGATGCTTCACCAAAAAACTGGGTAGCTCACCTCAAAGAGATTCAAAAACTTGAATTTGATGATGTTTATATGGCACATGTAAGAGCTATTGGAAATCGTGATGATGTTACACTCATGCAAGATTACTTTGATGATTTATACGAAGCTGTTGATACTGCTTTAAAAAGTGATACCCCATTTTTTGAGATTCCCACCACTGTAAAAATGCCTCAATACAAACATTTAAAAAACTATGACGAATGGTTACATATGAATGTATGGAGGATAATGATGGAAAAAGCTATAGGAAAATAA
- the mnmE gene encoding tRNA uridine-5-carboxymethylaminomethyl(34) synthesis GTPase MnmE, protein MVHTENVIENNDTIIALATPPGKGAIAVLRVSGKDAITTTNKLFPSKNLEKAKTHTIHYGTIEEENSHIIDEVLISVFKEPRSYTGENTVEISCHGSSYIIKKIIELFQKNSVRYAQPGEFTKRAFMHGKLDLAQAEAVADLISSETEAAHQTAVKQIRGGFSEEIKELRDKLIHFASMIELELDFSEEDVEFADRDQLKSLINEIKIIVERLINSFSVGNVIKNGIPTVIAGKPNAGKSTLLNALLKEEKAIVSDIPGTTRDFIEDEIVIGGYNFRFTDTAGLRETQDKVEAIGVQRTYEKMKKASLIMYLFDISITPLKDLKEEIKLLEELSTPYILIANKIDLMENHQLPEELASIPHLISISAQNKENIESLTQEILHLVNLDSFKSGDTIVTNARHYESLSNTLKSLNDVLTAIDSGVSGDFLALDIRQALYHLGEITGEITTDDLLENIFSKFCIGK, encoded by the coding sequence ATGGTACATACAGAAAATGTAATAGAAAATAATGATACTATAATAGCACTGGCTACTCCTCCTGGTAAAGGCGCAATTGCTGTTTTAAGAGTTTCTGGTAAAGATGCTATCACTACTACAAATAAATTATTCCCCTCAAAAAACCTTGAAAAAGCAAAAACTCATACTATACACTATGGTACAATTGAGGAAGAAAACTCTCACATTATTGATGAAGTTTTGATATCTGTTTTTAAAGAACCAAGGTCGTATACTGGTGAAAATACAGTTGAAATTTCATGTCATGGGTCTTCATATATCATAAAAAAAATAATTGAATTATTTCAAAAAAATAGCGTGAGATACGCTCAACCGGGAGAATTTACCAAAAGAGCCTTTATGCACGGTAAACTTGACTTGGCTCAAGCAGAAGCCGTTGCTGATTTAATTTCATCTGAAACTGAAGCTGCACACCAAACAGCAGTAAAACAAATTCGTGGAGGTTTTTCAGAAGAGATAAAAGAATTAAGAGATAAGCTTATACATTTTGCTTCAATGATTGAACTTGAATTGGATTTTTCTGAAGAAGATGTAGAATTTGCAGATAGAGATCAGTTAAAATCCCTCATTAATGAGATTAAAATAATTGTAGAAAGGCTCATAAATTCTTTTTCCGTTGGCAATGTAATAAAAAATGGAATTCCTACAGTTATTGCTGGAAAACCTAATGCTGGGAAATCTACTTTACTGAATGCCTTGCTTAAAGAAGAAAAAGCCATAGTTTCTGACATTCCTGGAACTACGAGAGATTTTATTGAAGATGAGATAGTAATTGGAGGATATAACTTTAGATTTACTGATACAGCCGGTTTGAGAGAAACTCAAGATAAGGTAGAAGCTATTGGAGTACAACGTACTTACGAGAAAATGAAAAAAGCTTCACTAATCATGTATTTATTTGATATCTCAATAACTCCTCTAAAGGATTTAAAAGAAGAAATTAAACTGCTTGAGGAATTAAGCACTCCATATATTTTAATAGCTAACAAGATAGATTTAATGGAGAATCATCAATTGCCAGAAGAGCTTGCTTCAATTCCTCATTTAATAAGTATTTCTGCTCAAAACAAAGAAAATATTGAATCACTAACACAGGAGATTCTACATCTTGTTAACCTAGATTCTTTTAAAAGTGGAGATACAATTGTAACTAATGCTCGACATTACGAAAGTTTATCAAATACTTTAAAATCTTTAAATGATGTATTAACTGCAATTGATTCTGGTGTAAGTGGCGATTTTCTGGCTTTAGATATTAGACAAGCTCTATATCATCTTGGTGAAATAACCGGAGAAATCACAACAGATGATTTGCTAGAGAATATCTTCAGTAAGTTTTGTATCGGAAAGTAA
- a CDS encoding histidine phosphatase family protein, with protein MSTQSTAQNHKELEGLREYYKNQSLDSCIIPYRDSTKIYNQIILIRHGQPDVSKKGWRNREGAKLFVKMYDSVGVLAFTPLPVCPEDFKENKVYHSNIPRAVNTASRIFADRYDMIENDRFREFERKIFPFFNIKMPLSVWLTVSRGLWFLGLNDKGIENFKEARKRAKSNAEFLAEEADKEQLVIVVAHGLHNKYVAKYLKRLGWDTVRKGGSSYTAVNILARLDE; from the coding sequence ATGAGTACTCAGAGTACTGCCCAAAATCATAAAGAACTCGAAGGTCTCAGAGAATACTATAAAAATCAATCATTAGATTCTTGTATTATTCCTTATCGTGATTCAACCAAAATATATAATCAAATTATTCTCATTAGACATGGCCAGCCAGATGTGAGTAAAAAAGGTTGGCGAAATAGGGAAGGAGCTAAGCTTTTTGTTAAAATGTACGATAGTGTTGGTGTTTTAGCTTTTACCCCATTGCCAGTTTGTCCTGAAGATTTTAAGGAGAATAAGGTATATCATAGTAATATTCCAAGAGCTGTAAATACTGCATCAAGAATTTTTGCAGATCGCTATGATATGATTGAAAATGACCGCTTTAGAGAGTTTGAGAGAAAGATTTTTCCTTTTTTTAATATAAAAATGCCGCTGAGTGTTTGGTTAACAGTATCAAGAGGTTTGTGGTTTTTAGGCTTAAATGATAAAGGGATTGAAAACTTTAAAGAGGCTCGGAAAAGGGCAAAAAGCAATGCTGAATTTTTAGCAGAAGAAGCAGACAAAGAGCAACTTGTAATTGTTGTGGCTCATGGTTTACACAACAAGTATGTTGCTAAATACCTTAAAAGATTGGGTTGGGATACAGTTAGAAAAGGAGGAAGTTCTTATACAGCAGTTAATATTCTGGCAAGGCTAGATGAATGA
- a CDS encoding AraC family transcriptional regulator — protein sequence MHQNKYYLTEVDKEKDSVYCHHSLMGEVFIQKHEHEKGQFIYTEGGMVHIKTKDKVHYLPARHYMWIPPKMMHSIYPSSPKVLMRNLYFPVEQSDDKFYKTLGIYHVSDMLLQLLLFTKKWKGDIRTDNESQYPIVNAFKVLLSQISQNPLSLTLPKPKDIRLQKLVRYLQNNLEESIMFSNLAKEIGLSERSLHRLFKSDMNISFIRYYTLLRIFKAIEYLNEEKYTISEIAFMVGYSSVPTFSNTFYKILGKRPSDYSKGDEIFK from the coding sequence ATGCATCAGAATAAATACTATCTTACAGAGGTTGACAAAGAAAAAGACAGCGTATACTGTCATCATAGCTTAATGGGTGAGGTATTTATACAGAAGCACGAACATGAAAAAGGGCAATTTATCTATACCGAAGGAGGAATGGTACACATTAAAACAAAAGATAAAGTTCACTACTTACCTGCCAGACACTATATGTGGATACCTCCCAAAATGATGCATTCTATATATCCCAGTTCTCCTAAAGTGTTAATGAGAAACTTATATTTCCCTGTAGAGCAATCTGATGATAAATTTTATAAAACCTTAGGTATTTACCATGTATCAGATATGTTACTTCAGTTGCTGCTATTTACAAAAAAATGGAAAGGAGATATTAGGACTGATAATGAATCGCAGTATCCTATAGTAAATGCATTTAAGGTGTTACTTTCTCAAATCTCTCAAAATCCACTTTCTTTAACATTACCCAAGCCCAAAGATATTAGGTTACAAAAGTTAGTAAGATATCTACAAAACAATCTTGAGGAGTCTATTATGTTTTCTAACCTTGCAAAAGAAATTGGCTTAAGTGAAAGATCACTACACAGGCTATTCAAAAGTGATATGAACATTTCTTTTATTCGATATTATACTCTTTTGAGAATATTTAAGGCAATAGAATACCTTAATGAAGAAAAATATACTATTTCTGAAATAGCATTTATGGTTGGTTATAGTAGTGTACCAACATTCAGTAATACTTTTTACAAAATTCTTGGAAAGAGACCTTCAGACTATTCTAAAGGTGATGAGATATTTAAATAG
- a CDS encoding AraC family ligand binding domain-containing protein, with amino-acid sequence MKRYKQFDSLIVSDFERDEWADPIHNHNHFELIYIAKGSGLHHLNNVKFPYKKGDLFLLGPEDMHEFEISRRSRFIYFKFTKLYITTTNELPMPDHWNRDIDQLLYNSERKKGNLLQNEADQKLVLQLMDMIVTEYSTKKLLNEKVIFQLFTVIILLIKRNKNGVIHKHKLKEHNGIAEEILEYIELNIYDPQKLTIKNLANHFHYSPNYIGILFKDKVGNSLREYISEYRYRLIEQRIKFGKIGMKQIASEFGFVDESHVYKFVKSKSGKRLREIKSF; translated from the coding sequence ATGAAAAGGTATAAGCAGTTTGACAGTCTTATTGTTTCTGATTTTGAAAGAGATGAATGGGCAGATCCAATACATAATCACAATCATTTTGAGCTAATCTATATTGCCAAAGGCAGTGGGCTCCATCATCTAAATAATGTAAAGTTTCCTTACAAAAAAGGTGATCTGTTTTTGTTGGGGCCAGAAGATATGCATGAGTTTGAAATAAGTAGGAGGTCTCGATTTATTTATTTCAAATTCACTAAGTTGTATATTACTACAACAAATGAATTACCTATGCCCGACCATTGGAATCGAGATATAGATCAATTGCTTTATAATTCTGAAAGGAAAAAAGGGAATTTGCTGCAAAATGAAGCTGATCAAAAGCTGGTATTGCAACTCATGGATATGATTGTAACTGAATACAGTACAAAAAAACTGCTTAATGAAAAAGTAATCTTTCAGCTATTTACTGTAATAATTTTATTGATTAAACGGAATAAAAATGGGGTAATTCATAAACATAAGCTTAAAGAACATAACGGTATTGCCGAAGAAATTTTAGAATATATTGAGCTTAATATTTATGATCCTCAAAAATTGACTATAAAGAATCTGGCTAATCATTTTCATTACTCGCCTAATTACATCGGTATTTTATTTAAAGATAAAGTAGGGAATAGCTTAAGAGAATATATAAGTGAATACAGGTACCGATTAATTGAACAAAGAATTAAATTTGGTAAAATCGGTATGAAACAAATCGCTTCTGAATTTGGCTTTGTAGATGAGAGCCATGTTTATAAGTTTGTAAAAAGCAAGTCAGGTAAGCGACTGCGAGAAATTAAAAGTTTTTAG
- a CDS encoding SDR family NAD(P)-dependent oxidoreductase yields MDLKIKDKKALVTGSTAGIGYATAKLLAAEGAAVIINGRKQEDVDKVVETIKNETNNPKVSGIAADFSKKADIDNLLKQIPEVDILINNVGIYNQVPFEKITDDEWFEMFDINVMSGVRLARHYFPKMLAKNEGRVIFISSESSQNIPTEMVHYGMSKTAQLSISRGLARLSKGTNVTVNSVLPGPTWSRSNENGMKELAAETNQSVEDVVDEFFKNRRPTSLIQRFADNEEVANMIAYISSPLSSATNGAALRVDGGVVNSII; encoded by the coding sequence ATGGACTTAAAAATTAAAGATAAAAAAGCATTAGTTACTGGATCAACTGCTGGTATAGGTTATGCCACTGCAAAATTATTAGCAGCAGAAGGTGCTGCAGTTATTATAAATGGCAGAAAGCAAGAAGATGTTGACAAAGTGGTAGAAACCATCAAAAATGAAACTAATAACCCTAAAGTAAGTGGAATTGCGGCTGATTTTTCAAAAAAAGCAGACATAGATAATTTACTCAAACAAATTCCTGAAGTGGATATACTCATCAATAATGTGGGTATATATAATCAAGTCCCTTTCGAGAAAATAACCGACGATGAGTGGTTTGAGATGTTTGATATAAATGTTATGAGTGGCGTAAGACTAGCCAGACATTATTTCCCAAAAATGTTAGCTAAAAATGAAGGTAGAGTTATCTTTATTTCTAGTGAATCTAGCCAAAACATCCCTACCGAAATGGTGCATTATGGTATGAGCAAAACAGCCCAATTATCTATTTCTAGAGGATTAGCAAGATTATCTAAAGGCACAAATGTTACTGTAAACTCTGTATTGCCAGGTCCTACATGGAGTAGATCAAACGAAAATGGCATGAAAGAACTAGCTGCTGAAACTAACCAAAGTGTAGAAGATGTAGTAGACGAATTCTTTAAAAACAGAAGGCCTACTTCTTTAATACAAAGGTTTGCCGATAATGAAGAGGTAGCTAATATGATTGCTTATATATCAAGTCCACTTTCTTCTGCAACAAATGGTGCAGCTTTAAGAGTGGATGGTGGTGTTGTGAATTCGATTATCTAA
- a CDS encoding succinate CoA transferase: protein MPNRILYSKYEKKIFSPENAAKLIKNNSVVGVSGFTKAGDSKSVLPSFAERAETENLKITLLSGASLGYDTDGKLAKSNALSKRMPFQVDSALRNSINNGKVLFIDQHLSETAEMLSNQHLPKVDLAIIEATYIDENGNIIPTTSVGNSASFVEQADHVIIEINKSIPLSFKGIHDIHMHKSYPKRGIIPITEPDTRIGEQFIKVDPDKVIAVVFTNQPDSPARISPPDDHTKAIAKHLLGFFENEVKEGRLTNSLLPLQAGIGKIANAVLSGFIESPFEDLTMYSEVLQDSTFELFDAGKLKFASASSITVSEECRKHFLENFEKYKDKIVLRPQNISNAAEVIRRLGIIAINTAIEFDIYGNVNSTHITGTKMMNGIGGSGDFARNAYLSVFVCPSTSKNNSISHVVPMVSHTDHTEHDVDILVTEQGLADLRGLAPVERAIQVIENCVHPEYQEQMRQYYGEALTQGGHTPHILEKTFNWHLNFKKYGTMKIGKPEFA, encoded by the coding sequence ATGCCAAACAGAATATTATATAGTAAGTATGAAAAAAAAATTTTCTCACCAGAAAATGCTGCAAAACTTATAAAAAATAACTCAGTTGTTGGTGTTAGTGGTTTTACTAAAGCAGGTGATAGTAAATCAGTTTTACCTTCATTTGCTGAAAGAGCTGAAACAGAAAATTTGAAAATTACATTGTTAAGCGGTGCCTCATTAGGTTATGATACTGATGGAAAACTAGCCAAAAGCAATGCCTTAAGTAAGAGAATGCCTTTTCAGGTTGATTCAGCATTAAGGAATAGCATTAATAATGGAAAAGTATTGTTTATCGATCAGCATTTGAGTGAGACTGCAGAAATGTTAAGCAATCAGCATTTGCCAAAAGTGGATTTGGCAATTATAGAAGCTACTTATATCGATGAAAACGGCAATATTATTCCAACTACTTCTGTAGGAAATTCAGCATCTTTTGTCGAGCAAGCTGATCATGTAATTATTGAAATTAATAAATCCATACCTCTCTCATTTAAAGGAATACATGATATACATATGCATAAATCGTATCCTAAAAGAGGGATAATTCCTATTACAGAACCTGATACAAGAATAGGGGAACAATTTATTAAAGTTGATCCAGATAAAGTAATCGCAGTAGTTTTTACTAACCAACCTGATAGTCCTGCTAGAATTTCTCCACCAGATGATCATACTAAAGCAATAGCTAAACATTTGCTTGGTTTTTTTGAAAATGAGGTGAAGGAAGGAAGGTTAACAAATTCTTTGTTGCCATTGCAAGCTGGTATTGGAAAAATAGCCAATGCTGTTTTATCTGGATTTATAGAAAGCCCATTTGAAGATTTAACTATGTATTCGGAGGTATTGCAAGACAGTACTTTTGAACTTTTTGATGCTGGCAAACTAAAATTTGCATCAGCATCATCTATTACAGTTTCAGAAGAATGTAGGAAGCATTTTTTAGAAAATTTTGAAAAGTATAAAGATAAGATTGTTTTAAGGCCTCAGAATATAAGCAATGCTGCTGAAGTAATAAGACGTCTTGGTATTATTGCTATTAACACGGCAATTGAGTTTGATATTTATGGAAATGTGAACTCAACGCACATCACAGGCACAAAAATGATGAATGGAATTGGTGGTTCGGGAGATTTTGCCCGAAATGCTTATTTAAGTGTTTTTGTTTGTCCATCAACGTCTAAAAATAATAGTATATCTCATGTGGTACCAATGGTTTCACATACAGATCATACTGAGCATGATGTAGATATTTTGGTAACAGAGCAAGGGTTAGCAGACTTGAGGGGATTGGCACCAGTAGAAAGGGCAATTCAAGTAATTGAGAATTGTGTGCATCCAGAGTATCAAGAACAAATGAGACAATACTATGGTGAGGCACTTACACAGGGAGGTCACACTCCACATATTTTAGAAAAAACGTTCAACTGGCATTTAAACTTTAAGAAATATGGAACTATGAAAATAGGTAAACCAGAATTTGCTTAA